Proteins found in one Pseudomonas mosselii genomic segment:
- the flgJ gene encoding flagellar assembly peptidoglycan hydrolase FlgJ → MNPKSLISGASDSGAFTDLNRLSSLKAGDRDSEGNIRKVAQEFESLFVSEMLKASRKATDVMADEDSPMNSDTVKQYRDMYDQQLAVSMSRQGGGIGLQDVLVRQLSKQKHSVNSSPFPRTDGAAPVLWGSRVAAPVHGEQPAAGRNDVAALNSRRLALPGKLTDRLLAGIVPSAASAGAAGSDTALPSRSGPTLAGVARGDWQPAQAFAAPREGVRILGRAVAQPPLAPSKAFSDSDAFVATMLPMAEQAAKRIGIDPRYLVAQAALETGWGKSVMRNPDGSSSHNLFGIKATGNWQGGEARAITSEFRGGQFVKETAAFRSYDSYQDSFHDLVSLLQNNNRYKDAVGAADNPEQFARELQKAGYATDPDYARKIISIARQLRPTQEYAMAGTNTNL, encoded by the coding sequence CGAAAAGCCTGATCTCCGGCGCGTCCGACAGTGGGGCCTTCACCGACCTCAATCGGTTGAGTTCGCTCAAAGCTGGCGATCGCGACAGCGAGGGCAACATCCGCAAGGTGGCCCAGGAATTCGAGTCGTTGTTCGTCAGCGAGATGCTCAAGGCGTCGCGCAAGGCCACCGATGTGATGGCCGACGAAGACAGCCCGATGAACAGCGACACGGTCAAGCAGTACCGTGACATGTATGACCAGCAACTGGCGGTGAGCATGTCCCGCCAGGGTGGCGGCATTGGCCTGCAGGATGTGCTGGTGCGTCAGCTGAGCAAGCAGAAGCACAGCGTGAACTCCAGCCCATTCCCGCGCACCGACGGTGCCGCTCCGGTGCTCTGGGGCAGTCGCGTGGCCGCGCCGGTGCACGGCGAGCAGCCCGCTGCCGGGCGCAACGACGTCGCTGCCCTCAATTCGCGGCGCCTGGCCTTGCCGGGCAAGCTGACCGACCGATTGCTGGCTGGGATCGTGCCGTCCGCCGCCAGTGCCGGCGCCGCGGGCAGCGACACGGCCCTGCCCAGTCGCAGTGGCCCCACGCTCGCCGGCGTCGCCCGGGGCGACTGGCAACCGGCGCAGGCGTTCGCCGCGCCGCGCGAGGGTGTGCGCATTCTGGGCCGGGCCGTGGCCCAGCCGCCGCTGGCGCCGAGCAAGGCGTTCAGCGACAGCGATGCCTTCGTCGCCACCATGCTGCCGATGGCCGAGCAGGCGGCCAAGCGCATCGGTATCGACCCGCGCTACCTCGTGGCCCAGGCTGCGCTGGAAACTGGTTGGGGCAAGTCGGTCATGCGCAATCCCGACGGCAGTAGCAGCCACAACCTGTTCGGCATCAAGGCCACCGGTAACTGGCAGGGTGGCGAGGCCCGGGCGATCACCAGCGAGTTCCGTGGTGGGCAGTTCGTCAAGGAGACGGCGGCGTTCCGTTCCTACGACTCCTACCAGGACAGCTTCCACGATCTGGTCAGCCTGTTGCAGAACAACAACCGCTATAAAGATGCCGTCGGCGCCGCCGATAACCCGGAACAGTTTGCAAGAGAGCTGCAGAAGGCTGGCTACGCGACCGATCCGGACTACGCCCGCAAGATCATCAGCATTGCCCGGCAGCTGCGGCCAACCCAGGAATACGCCATGGCCGGCACTAACACGAATCTATAA
- the flgK gene encoding flagellar hook-associated protein FlgK, with translation MSLISIGLSGLNASQTALSITGNNIANAAVSGYSRQQTIQTTGPSHNIGTGFVGTGTTLSDVRRIYNAYLDNQLQTSTSLNTDAAAFQDQITGIDKLLAESDTGISSVLTAFFSALQTASAKPSDVASRQLLLTQAQTLSNRFNAISSQMSKQNDSINSQLDTLSGQVNKLTSSIADLNKQITQLSASGASPNNLLDARSEAVRQLNELVGVTVQERDGNYDVYLGNGQSLVTGNRANTLTAVPSAADQSQYSLQINYPTFSSDVTSVVTGGQIGGLLRYRNDVLTPSMNELGRVALVVADSINSQLGQGLDANAQFGSALFSSINSALAISQRSLASTNNSAGSGNLDVTIANSGALTTYDYEVKFTGPNQYSVRRSDGTDMGNFDLTTTPPPVIDGFTLKLNGGGLAAGDTFKVSPTRSAAGSINTVLTDANKLAFAGPINGIVGSGNTGSGTITQPNLGAKLDIYGGADTALIQDSIKHSMPVRMVFQAASGGTQGYTLYDSKGNSIGTGTIVPGQDNKLTINVPMRDASGAPILDGSGNPRTFSVETTVGGSPATNDSFTFGFNADGKSDNRNAQALLGLQTKSTVGVTSGGGSSFTSAYASLVERVGAKANQAKIDTVATKAVLDAAKESRNGVSGVNLDDEAANLIKFQHYYTASSQIIKAAQETFSILINAL, from the coding sequence ATGTCTCTGATCTCGATCGGGCTTTCCGGCCTGAATGCCAGCCAGACCGCGCTGTCCATCACCGGTAACAACATCGCCAACGCGGCCGTCTCGGGTTACTCGCGTCAGCAGACCATCCAGACCACGGGGCCGTCGCACAATATCGGCACGGGCTTCGTCGGCACTGGTACCACGTTGTCGGATGTGCGTCGTATCTACAACGCCTACCTGGACAACCAGCTGCAGACCTCCACCTCGTTGAATACCGATGCGGCGGCGTTCCAGGATCAGATCACCGGCATCGACAAGCTGCTGGCCGAAAGCGACACCGGTATCAGCTCGGTGCTGACCGCGTTCTTCTCGGCCCTGCAGACCGCCTCGGCCAAGCCCAGCGACGTCGCCTCGCGCCAGCTGCTGCTGACCCAGGCGCAGACCCTGAGCAACCGCTTCAATGCCATCTCCAGCCAGATGAGCAAGCAGAACGACAGCATCAACAGCCAGCTGGACACCCTGTCGGGCCAGGTCAACAAGCTGACCTCGAGCATCGCCGATCTCAACAAGCAGATCACCCAGCTGTCGGCCTCCGGTGCCTCACCGAACAACCTGCTCGACGCCCGCAGCGAAGCGGTTCGCCAGCTCAACGAACTGGTCGGCGTCACCGTGCAGGAGCGTGACGGCAACTACGACGTGTACCTGGGCAACGGCCAGTCGCTGGTCACCGGCAACCGCGCCAACACCCTGACCGCCGTGCCGAGCGCCGCGGACCAGAGCCAGTACAGCCTGCAGATCAACTACCCGACCTTCTCCTCGGATGTCACCTCGGTGGTCACCGGCGGGCAGATCGGTGGCTTGCTGCGCTACCGCAACGACGTGCTCACCCCGTCGATGAACGAGCTGGGACGTGTCGCCCTGGTGGTGGCCGACAGCATCAACAGCCAGCTGGGGCAGGGCCTGGATGCCAACGCGCAGTTCGGCAGCGCGCTGTTCTCCAGCATCAACAGTGCCCTGGCGATCAGCCAGCGCAGCCTGGCCTCCACGAACAACAGTGCAGGCTCCGGCAACCTGGATGTGACCATCGCCAACAGCGGTGCGCTCACCACCTACGACTACGAGGTCAAGTTCACGGGCCCGAACCAGTACAGCGTGCGCCGTTCCGACGGCACCGACATGGGCAACTTCGACCTGACCACCACGCCGCCGCCGGTGATCGACGGTTTCACCTTGAAACTGAACGGTGGCGGCCTGGCCGCTGGCGACACCTTCAAGGTGAGCCCGACCCGTTCGGCGGCAGGCTCCATCAATACCGTGCTCACCGATGCCAACAAGCTCGCCTTCGCCGGGCCGATCAATGGCATTGTGGGTAGTGGCAATACCGGCTCCGGCACCATCACCCAGCCAAACCTGGGAGCCAAGCTGGATATCTATGGTGGCGCCGACACTGCGCTGATCCAAGATTCGATCAAGCATTCCATGCCGGTACGCATGGTGTTCCAGGCCGCCAGCGGAGGTACGCAGGGCTACACCCTGTACGACTCCAAGGGTAACTCCATCGGCACAGGCACCATCGTGCCTGGTCAGGATAACAAGCTGACCATCAATGTGCCGATGCGCGATGCCAGCGGTGCGCCGATCCTCGATGGTAGCGGCAACCCGCGGACCTTCAGCGTCGAGACCACCGTCGGCGGCAGCCCGGCGACCAACGACAGCTTTACCTTTGGCTTCAATGCCGACGGCAAGTCCGATAACCGCAACGCCCAGGCGCTGCTGGGGCTGCAGACCAAATCCACCGTCGGCGTGACCTCCGGCGGCGGCTCCAGCTTCACTTCGGCCTACGCCTCGCTGGTCGAGCGGGTCGGGGCCAAGGCCAACCAGGCCAAAATCGATACCGTTGCGACCAAGGCCGTGCTCGATGCGGCCAAGGAAAGCCGCAACGGGGTTTCCGGTGTCAACCTGGACGATGAGGCAGCCAACCTGATCAAGTTCCAGCACTACTACACCGCGTCGTCGCAGATCATCAAGGCGGCGCAGGAAACCTTCAGCATCCTGATCAACGCATTGTAA
- a CDS encoding flagellar protein FlaG, with protein sequence MDMSVKLNQVYPPVLPQAVTTAKDSQVPAKVPEAGAVDDKPHTREDLEKAVGDIRDFVQSSQRKLDFSIDDSTGRVVVKVIATESGDVIRQLPSETALKLAQSLSEAGSLLFDGKA encoded by the coding sequence ATGGACATGAGTGTCAAGCTGAACCAGGTGTATCCTCCGGTGCTGCCTCAGGCAGTGACGACTGCCAAGGACTCACAGGTGCCTGCCAAGGTGCCGGAAGCCGGGGCCGTCGATGACAAGCCGCACACCCGCGAGGACCTGGAGAAGGCGGTTGGCGATATCCGTGATTTCGTCCAGTCGAGCCAGCGCAAGCTGGATTTTTCAATCGATGATTCCACCGGCCGGGTCGTGGTCAAGGTGATCGCCACCGAATCTGGTGATGTGATCCGCCAACTCCCGTCGGAAACGGCGCTGAAGCTGGCACAAAGCCTCAGCGAAGCTGGCAGCCTGCTGTTTGACGGCAAGGCGTAA
- a CDS encoding flagellar hook-associated protein 3, which translates to MRISTAQFYESSASSYTKNFADLMKSKTQIDSGVRIQTAADDPVGAARLLLLQQQQALLKQYDGNMTTVNNSLLQEESVLSTINDAMQRASELALRAGGAGVTDADRVSISSELKEIEANIFGLLNSRDANGDYMFGGTKTSSPPYVRNADGTYSYQGDQTQLSLQVSDTLSLATNDTGFSIFDSAKNKSRTQSTLVTPPVDDGKVALSPGLLTSNNTYNSSFTAGQPYKITFTSATQYTVTDALGNDITAETPTNGTFDSKAEGGNRIALRGVEFEITASLKEGDDANAVFAGREFSVQARPDTLTTVRGAGNPSSAQVTSGAVTDPAAYSSTFPSDGAVIKFTGANTYEFYAQPLTADSKPVASGTFTAPSLTVAGVTYQVSGTPQTGDQFAVNANNHQNQSVLETISQLRAALDAPPGTSGDNTAIKNAVASAVANLASAREQVDITRGSIGARGNSLDIQRQENTSLSTANKVTQDAIGNTDMADASIMLTLQQAMLEASQLAFSRISQLSLFNKL; encoded by the coding sequence GTGCGTATTTCCACCGCTCAGTTCTATGAGTCGAGCGCCAGTAGCTACACCAAGAACTTCGCCGACCTGATGAAGAGCAAGACGCAGATCGACAGCGGCGTGCGCATCCAGACCGCTGCCGACGATCCGGTCGGCGCCGCGCGCCTGCTCCTGCTGCAACAGCAGCAAGCGCTGCTCAAGCAGTACGACGGCAATATGACCACGGTGAACAACTCGCTGCTGCAGGAAGAGAGCGTGCTGAGCACCATCAACGATGCCATGCAGCGCGCCAGCGAGCTGGCCCTGCGTGCCGGTGGCGCTGGCGTGACCGATGCTGATCGCGTCTCCATCAGCAGCGAGCTCAAGGAGATCGAGGCCAACATCTTCGGCCTGCTCAATTCGCGCGATGCCAACGGCGACTACATGTTCGGTGGCACCAAGACCTCGTCGCCACCCTATGTGCGCAATGCCGATGGCACCTACAGCTACCAGGGCGACCAGACCCAGCTGAGCCTGCAGGTGTCCGACACCCTGAGCCTGGCGACCAACGACACCGGCTTCAGCATCTTCGATTCGGCCAAGAACAAGAGCCGTACCCAGTCCACCCTGGTGACGCCGCCGGTCGATGACGGCAAGGTCGCGCTCTCGCCGGGCCTGCTGACCTCGAACAACACCTACAACAGCAGCTTCACCGCTGGCCAGCCGTACAAGATCACCTTCACCAGCGCCACCCAGTACACGGTGACCGATGCTCTGGGTAACGACATCACTGCCGAGACGCCCACCAATGGCACCTTCGACAGTAAGGCCGAGGGTGGCAATCGTATCGCGCTGCGCGGCGTCGAGTTCGAGATCACCGCCTCGCTGAAAGAAGGCGATGATGCCAATGCCGTCTTCGCTGGCCGCGAGTTCAGCGTGCAGGCCCGCCCCGATACGCTCACGACCGTGCGTGGTGCCGGCAACCCGTCCAGTGCGCAGGTCACCAGCGGCGCCGTGACCGACCCGGCCGCCTACAGCAGTACCTTCCCGAGTGATGGGGCGGTGATCAAGTTCACCGGTGCCAACACCTACGAGTTCTATGCCCAGCCTTTGACTGCGGACAGCAAACCCGTTGCCAGCGGTACCTTCACCGCGCCGTCGCTGACGGTGGCGGGGGTGACCTACCAGGTATCCGGTACGCCGCAGACGGGTGACCAGTTCGCGGTCAATGCCAACAACCACCAGAACCAGAGCGTGCTGGAGACCATCAGCCAGCTGCGTGCGGCGTTGGATGCGCCGCCAGGCACCTCGGGCGACAATACCGCCATCAAGAACGCCGTAGCCTCGGCTGTGGCCAACCTGGCCAGTGCCCGCGAGCAGGTGGATATCACCCGTGGTTCGATCGGTGCTCGTGGCAACTCGCTCGATATCCAGCGCCAGGAAAACACCAGCCTGAGCACGGCCAACAAGGTCACCCAGGATGCCATCGGCAACACCGACATGGCCGACGCCTCGATCATGCTGACCCTGCAGCAGGCCATGCTCGAAGCTTCCCAGCTGGCCTTCTCGCGTATTTCGCAACTGAGCCTGTTCAACAAGCTCTGA
- the fliD gene encoding flagellar filament capping protein FliD: protein MAGSTISGIGSGIDTQAIVKSLVDAQKAPKQAQINTQTLKATTTLSSIGKIQAALDAFRGALTTMTNDNSFGGLVLKSSDEKVATITAGAGAANGSFNLHVEQLASASKVATKVYAGGSNAVVNPGTTSTKLTITQNGKNHDISVPPGATLQQVREAINSQFGTAGLSANVMTDASGSRLVITSTKMGVGSDITLSGNSGLEIGSTVVEEPKNAKYTLDGISMESKSNDISDAISGLNIKLVGVSEKDKGTGNFIKTNLSLTTSATALKSGLKGFIDTYNALIKAVNAETKVTKNADGTVTAAALTGDASMRALMSSIRQEMNMLAGNGTLKSLAAFGVTSSQDGGTLTLDDKKWDKAAATNAADLTSIFNGKDGLLARLQKATEPYAKASTGTLAERSKALSESLTKLKTEQDTLDTRMEALRVSLQDKYNSMDTLVSQLRQQQNNVLGTLNALNNAKNDK, encoded by the coding sequence ATGGCAGGTTCAACAATCAGCGGTATCGGATCGGGCATCGATACCCAGGCGATTGTGAAGTCCCTGGTGGACGCGCAAAAGGCGCCGAAGCAGGCACAGATCAATACCCAGACACTGAAGGCAACCACCACATTGTCCTCGATCGGCAAGATCCAGGCGGCCCTGGATGCTTTCCGTGGCGCGTTGACCACTATGACTAACGACAACAGCTTCGGCGGTCTGGTGCTGAAGTCCTCGGATGAGAAGGTCGCTACCATCACCGCGGGCGCAGGCGCGGCCAATGGTTCGTTCAACCTGCATGTGGAGCAGTTGGCGTCTGCATCCAAAGTGGCCACCAAGGTGTATGCCGGTGGTTCGAATGCCGTGGTCAATCCCGGTACCACCAGCACCAAGCTGACCATTACCCAGAATGGCAAGAATCACGATATCAGCGTCCCGCCGGGCGCCACGCTGCAGCAAGTGCGCGAGGCGATCAATAGCCAGTTCGGGACTGCGGGTCTGAGTGCCAACGTCATGACCGATGCCTCGGGTTCGCGTCTGGTTATCACGTCCACCAAGATGGGGGTGGGGTCCGATATCACCCTGTCGGGGAATTCGGGGCTCGAAATTGGGTCGACCGTTGTGGAGGAGCCCAAGAATGCCAAGTACACGCTCGATGGTATCTCCATGGAGTCCAAGAGCAATGACATCAGCGATGCGATCAGTGGCCTGAATATCAAGCTGGTGGGGGTTTCCGAAAAGGACAAGGGCACAGGCAATTTCATCAAGACCAACCTGTCGCTGACCACCAGCGCCACTGCGTTGAAGTCGGGCCTGAAAGGCTTTATCGACACTTACAACGCGCTGATCAAGGCCGTCAACGCCGAGACCAAGGTGACCAAGAACGCCGACGGTACCGTGACTGCCGCCGCGCTCACTGGCGATGCGTCCATGCGTGCATTGATGTCTTCGATTCGCCAAGAGATGAACATGCTTGCCGGTAACGGCACACTGAAGTCGCTCGCCGCCTTTGGCGTCACCTCATCCCAGGATGGCGGTACGCTCACCCTGGACGACAAGAAGTGGGACAAGGCCGCGGCCACCAACGCCGCCGACCTGACCAGCATCTTCAATGGCAAGGATGGCCTGCTGGCGCGTCTGCAGAAGGCCACCGAGCCCTATGCCAAGGCCAGCACCGGCACCCTGGCCGAGCGCTCCAAGGCCTTGTCCGAAAGCCTGACCAAGCTCAAGACCGAGCAGGACACGCTGGATACGCGTATGGAAGCCCTGCGCGTCAGCCTGCAGGACAAGTACAACAGCATGGATACCCTGGTCTCCCAGTTGCGCCAGCAGCAGAACAACGTGCTGGGCACGCTCAACGCACTGAACAATGCAAAGAACGATAAATAA
- a CDS encoding flagellin N-terminal helical domain-containing protein, whose amino-acid sequence MALTVNTNIASVTTQVNLNKASTAQTTSMQRLSSGLRINSAKDDAAGLQIANRLTSQINGLGQAVKNANDGISIAQTAEGAMQASTEILQKMRTLALSSATGSLSADDRKSNNDEYQALTSELNRISATTTFGGQKLLDGSYGTKAIQVGANANETINLTLENVAASNIGSQQIKSVAITPNATGVAAGAITVTGNGQTANVAVAAGDSAKTIAANMNGAIGGLTATASTEVQLGVDATAIAGAAGAQANFDLTVGGQTVKIIGVTNTANLAEQLKSNAAKLGISVNYDEGKGSLSIKSDTGENIKFNAADAGAVAGITANTRAGDGTYAAAGTALVAAGADLIATGAVSLDSAKGYALNGAGVTGLFGAGTAASSVKTTISNTDVTDATKAQNALAVIDKAIGSIDSVRSGLGATQNRLTTTVDNLQNIQKNSTAARSTVQDVDFASETAELTKQQTLQQASTAILSQANQLPSSVLKLLQ is encoded by the coding sequence ATGGCTTTAACTGTAAACACCAACATTGCTTCGGTTACTACTCAGGTTAACCTGAACAAGGCCAGCACTGCCCAGACCACTTCGATGCAGCGCCTGTCTTCCGGCCTGCGCATCAACAGCGCCAAAGACGACGCTGCCGGCCTGCAGATCGCCAACCGTCTGACCAGCCAGATCAACGGCCTGGGCCAGGCAGTGAAGAACGCCAACGACGGTATCTCGATCGCCCAGACCGCCGAAGGCGCAATGCAGGCTTCGACCGAAATCCTGCAGAAAATGCGTACCCTGGCCCTGTCCTCGGCCACCGGCTCCCTGAGCGCCGACGACCGTAAGTCGAATAACGACGAATACCAGGCTCTGACCTCCGAGCTGAACCGTATCTCCGCCACCACCACCTTCGGTGGCCAGAAGCTGCTGGACGGCTCCTACGGCACCAAGGCCATCCAGGTCGGCGCGAACGCCAACGAAACCATCAACCTGACTCTGGAAAACGTTGCTGCCAGCAACATCGGCTCCCAGCAAATCAAGAGCGTTGCTATCACTCCTAACGCCACTGGCGTTGCCGCTGGTGCTATCACCGTGACCGGTAACGGTCAGACCGCCAACGTAGCTGTAGCTGCGGGTGACTCGGCAAAAACCATCGCTGCAAACATGAACGGTGCAATCGGTGGTCTGACTGCCACTGCCAGCACTGAAGTTCAGCTGGGCGTTGATGCCACGGCTATCGCTGGTGCTGCTGGCGCTCAGGCTAACTTTGACCTCACCGTGGGCGGCCAAACCGTCAAGATCATCGGTGTTACCAATACTGCCAACCTGGCTGAACAGCTGAAGTCCAACGCCGCCAAGCTGGGTATCAGCGTCAACTACGACGAGGGCAAAGGCTCGCTGTCGATCAAGTCCGATACCGGTGAGAACATCAAGTTCAATGCCGCTGACGCTGGCGCTGTGGCAGGCATCACTGCCAACACCCGTGCCGGCGATGGCACCTACGCCGCTGCTGGTACCGCTCTGGTTGCCGCTGGTGCTGACTTGATCGCAACTGGCGCGGTATCGCTGGACTCCGCCAAGGGCTACGCTCTGAACGGTGCTGGCGTAACTGGTCTGTTCGGTGCAGGTACCGCAGCTTCTTCGGTCAAGACCACCATCTCCAACACCGACGTCACCGACGCCACCAAGGCTCAGAACGCCCTGGCCGTTATCGACAAGGCTATCGGTTCGATCGACAGCGTCCGTTCGGGTCTGGGTGCTACCCAGAACCGTCTGACCACCACCGTCGACAACCTGCAGAACATCCAGAAGAACTCCACCGCTGCCCGTTCGACCGTGCAGGACGTGGACTTCGCTTCGGAAACTGCAGAGCTGACCAAGCAGCAGACCCTGCAGCAGGCTTCCACCGCGATCCTGTCGCAGGCTAACCAGCTGCCATCCTCGGTCCTGAAACTGCTCCAGTAA
- a CDS encoding ketoacyl-ACP synthase III, producing the protein MIGIKSIASYVPTAGLDNYVQGAKFGKDEEFMFGKIGASFLPRKAEEQETSDLCVEAARALFANNPELDPQSIDVLIVVTQNGDEEGLPHTAAIVQNKLGLSTRVAAFDVSLGCSGYVYGLYAIKGFMQAAGLKNGLLITADPYSKIVDPEDRNTTMLFGDAATATWMGENAVWQLGEARFGTDGSGAEHLKVSDGTFFMNGRQVFNFALVKVPAHLHELLAASGLQSSDIDAFCIHQGSAAIVDAVARRFEEQHPEKFVKDMLETGNTVSSSVPLLLQKHMFDSSWKRVAISGFGVGLSWGSAILYRG; encoded by the coding sequence ATGATTGGCATCAAAAGCATCGCGAGTTACGTGCCCACCGCTGGCCTGGACAACTACGTCCAGGGTGCGAAGTTCGGCAAGGACGAAGAGTTCATGTTCGGCAAGATCGGCGCCTCCTTCCTGCCGCGCAAGGCCGAGGAGCAGGAAACGTCCGACCTGTGCGTGGAGGCTGCCCGGGCGCTGTTCGCCAACAACCCCGAGCTCGATCCGCAGTCGATCGATGTACTGATCGTGGTCACCCAGAACGGTGACGAAGAAGGCCTGCCGCACACCGCGGCGATCGTCCAGAACAAGCTGGGCCTGTCGACCCGCGTGGCGGCCTTCGACGTGTCGCTGGGCTGCTCGGGTTATGTCTATGGCCTGTACGCCATCAAGGGCTTCATGCAGGCGGCGGGGTTGAAAAACGGCCTGCTGATCACTGCCGACCCGTATTCGAAGATCGTCGATCCGGAAGACCGCAACACCACCATGCTGTTCGGTGACGCCGCCACGGCCACCTGGATGGGCGAGAACGCTGTCTGGCAGCTGGGCGAGGCGCGTTTCGGCACCGATGGCTCGGGTGCCGAGCACCTCAAAGTCAGCGATGGCACCTTCTTCATGAACGGTCGCCAGGTGTTCAACTTCGCCCTGGTCAAGGTGCCGGCGCACCTGCATGAGCTGCTGGCGGCCAGCGGTTTGCAGTCTTCGGACATCGATGCGTTCTGCATTCACCAGGGCAGCGCGGCGATCGTCGATGCCGTGGCGCGGCGCTTCGAGGAGCAGCATCCGGAGAAGTTCGTCAAGGACATGCTCGAGACTGGCAACACCGTGTCCTCCAGCGTGCCGCTGCTGCTGCAGAAGCACATGTTCGACAGTAGCTGGAAGCGCGTGGCCATCAGCGGCTTTGGCGTGGGCCTGTCGTGGGGTTCGGCGATTCTCTATCGCGGCTGA
- a CDS encoding IS3 family transposase (programmed frameshift): MPYYSPERRAALLKMLLPPLNLSMAEVSRREGVSEMSLSNWRKQLSSEGNAVSENKPLTENWSAETKFAVVLEAAGLSEIDLGEYCRRKGLYPEQITAWRQAFITGQKSTKAQQKEDREQSRKDKKRIQELERELRRKDKALAETAALLVLRKKPQRLLGDERQRGQLTSLPERQLIVAWLGSAVAAGARKIRACQEIGLSLRTLQRWTETEVIQADARTIVTRPTPRNALSEVERQTIVTLCNSPEYAHLPPSQIVPRLADQGRYVASEATFYRVLRAAGQQQHRGRSQRPRRHAAPTTHAAKAPNQVWSWDITYLPSPIRGKYYYLYLIEDIYSRKAVGWEVYDAESGEKAAALLQRSVIGEQCLHEPLVLHSDNGAPMKSVTLLSKMYDLGITPSRGRPRVSNDNPYSESLFRTLKYCPQWPLDGFASLDAARAWVRNFMRWYNNEHRHSRIRFVTPAERHRGLDHQVLARRHELYERAKENKPERWSGRTRNWEPIGTVLLNPDREQQNEKMAA, encoded by the exons GTGCCGTACTATTCACCTGAACGCAGAGCCGCATTACTTAAAATGCTGCTTCCCCCGCTGAACCTGTCGATGGCCGAGGTTTCCCGGCGCGAAGGGGTCAGCGAAATGTCTTTGTCCAACTGGCGCAAGCAGCTCAGTTCTGAAGGAAATGCAGTGTCCGAAAACAAGCCGTTGACCGAGAACTGGTCAGCCGAAACCAAGTTTGCTGTCGTGCTTGAAGCCGCCGGTTTGTCCGAGATCGACCTCGGCGAGTATTGCCGCCGCAAAGGTCTTTACCCCGAACAAATCACGGCTTGGCGACAAGCTTTTATCACCGGCCAGAAATCGACAAAGGCTCAGCAAAAAGAAGATCGCGAGCAATCTCGCAAGGACAAGAAACGCATCCAGGAACTTGAGCGCGAACTGCGCCGCAAAGACAAGGCGCTCGCTGAAACAGCCGCGTTGTTGGTGCTGCGAAAAAAGC CTCAACGACTACTGGGGGACGAACGACAACGAGGACAACTAACATCTTTGCCAGAGCGCCAGTTAATCGTTGCCTGGCTGGGTAGCGCGGTGGCGGCAGGAGCCAGAAAAATCAGGGCGTGCCAGGAAATCGGTCTATCGCTGCGGACTTTGCAACGTTGGACTGAAACAGAGGTTATCCAGGCCGATGCCCGAACGATTGTCACACGGCCAACACCGCGAAATGCACTGAGCGAAGTCGAGCGTCAGACCATTGTGACGCTGTGTAACAGCCCGGAGTACGCCCACTTGCCGCCGAGCCAGATCGTGCCGCGGCTGGCCGATCAAGGGCGTTATGTGGCGTCGGAGGCGACGTTTTATCGCGTTCTACGTGCGGCAGGCCAACAACAACATCGAGGCCGCAGCCAGCGGCCCAGAAGGCACGCAGCACCGACAACGCATGCGGCCAAAGCGCCCAATCAGGTGTGGTCGTGGGACATCACGTATCTGCCCTCGCCGATACGCGGAAAGTATTACTACCTCTATCTGATCGAGGATATTTACAGCCGCAAGGCCGTGGGCTGGGAGGTCTACGACGCGGAAAGCGGTGAAAAAGCCGCCGCGCTGCTGCAACGCAGCGTGATCGGTGAGCAGTGTTTACACGAACCGCTGGTGCTGCACTCGGACAACGGAGCGCCGATGAAATCGGTGACGCTGCTGAGCAAGATGTACGACCTGGGCATCACGCCTTCGCGGGGCCGACCGCGTGTGAGCAACGACAATCCCTACTCGGAGTCGCTGTTTAGAACGCTGAAATACTGCCCGCAATGGCCGCTGGATGGTTTTGCCAGTCTGGATGCTGCTCGGGCTTGGGTGAGGAATTTTATGCGGTGGTACAACAACGAGCACCGACATAGCCGCATCCGGTTCGTCACACCGGCTGAGCGGCATCGAGGGCTGGACCATCAGGTCTTGGCCCGGCGACATGAGTTGTACGAACGAGCCAAGGAAAACAAACCGGAGCGGTGGTCAGGCCGGACGCGTAACTGGGAACCGATCGGCACCGTGTTGTTGAACCCGGATCGAGAGCAACAGAACGAGAAAATGGCGGCATAG